The Dasypus novemcinctus isolate mDasNov1 chromosome 24, mDasNov1.1.hap2, whole genome shotgun sequence sequence TTCTTTATTCCCCCTTGGAATTTAGgcaaacaagcaaaagaaaaagactggGGTGATGCTGCCTCGAGTGGTCTTGACTCCTTTGAAGGTAAACGGGGCCCACGTGGAATCTGCATCAGGTATGTGTAAATTCATGATGGTATTGCTTCTTCCTCAGCTTCCTATCAGCAATTTCTGACAAAGGTAGTGTGATACCAGTCAGGCCATTTGGTCATGAACTCCCATCTTCTCTAGAAGGTAGTAGTACCCTGTGTGGTGGTGAGACCCGACTTAGTTTCTAGTGCTGGACTCTGCTGTGTGCCCTCCTCTTTGCCTCACAAGTGGTTGTGAGAATCTGATGAAGGAGTGTACAAGTGTTTTGTAAAATGTATAGTGATGTACAAACACAAGATGACGACTTGATATTCTTAAGGTGATATTTTAAAGTCAGACaatggggaagaggatttgggcaacggatagggtgtccatctaccacatgggagatccaaggttcaaatccagggcctcctgtcccgtgtgatgagctggcccacatgcagtgctgatgtgcacaaggagtgccatgccacgcaggggtgtcccccacgttggggagccccatgtgcgaggagtacgcccctcaaggagagctgcccagtgcgaaaaaagtgcagcctgtccaggaatggcaccacacacacggagacctgatgcagcaagatgacgcaacaagaagagacacaaattccctagtgctgctgacaagaatacaagcagatgcagaagaacacacagcgaatggacacacagagtgGACCaatggggggggttgggggggaaggggagagaaataaatttttttaaaaatctttaaaaaaaaagtcagacaatGAAGTGATTTCTGATAGCCTGAGGCTGAGATATAGAATCACCCCAGTATTGACGGCAGCATCTCAGGAAGAGCTGGGAGAAGTACGCTTGTCTGAGAGCCATGGGCATGGCATGTGATACTTTTGACAAGTGGAATGCTTTACCTTCAGGGTTCTCAGGCCGCCAAGCTGATGGCGAAAGTGGCAGCCCGTCTAGCAGCAGCAGTGGCTCTCTGGCCCTGGGCAGCACTGCAATTCGTGGCCAGGCTGAGGTCACCCGGGACCCTACCCCGCTCCTGAGAGGCTTCCGGAAGCCAGCCACAGGTGAGTGGCTTAACACTCATTTTTCTGCCTGCAAGAGGGGAGACCCCTGCAGGCCTTGCAAAAAGGTGCTGTCTTGATCTACTCCAGTTcctttaccattttatttttacttcttgaATGGCcctctattttatgtttgttttttaccttgtatttttgttattttatgaaTAGATCTTCTCTGCTAGACTGTGAGAGAATGCTTTGTGGGCAGAGATGGTGCCACATTGCTCTTGTAATTCCCTGTAAGGGTCTAGCCTGGTGCCTGACTTGGTACTGCTTAGAAAGTGTTTGAGTGAATGAAAATTGCTTTTGAGCTTCTCAGTGAAGAATTCCagtatccattttcttttttggtagcATCCTGCCGTTTTTGTAGTCAGCATCCACAGTCTGTCAGACTCTCCTTTTTTTCAAACTAGTCATTATATTGAGTGGAAGCATATGTTGAATTTTGGGGATGCAGACAAATTCATTGGTGCTTCAATATGCCTTGCTCCCTCCCCCAAGTAAGGCTACTTGCAACACATGTATACTGTTTGCTATTTCAGGATTTATTTCTTACAGCCCATATGCTGGTCCTTTTGTAGATGGGCTGCATTAAACCATTAAGAGACTAGCCCTGGCTTCTGAAATTTAGAATAAACCGTTGCCCAAATTGGAACTAGGTTTGCTGTCTTGCTGCTTTTCTAACTTACCAGCAATGCTTTAAGGTCTCACAGGTCCCTGTTTTTAGTAATTCTTTTAAGTTAAAGTAACATTTGCTTAAGCTTCTGTGAAAGCTGTTGGCATTTCACTTCAGTTGTCTCTGAACAATCCTTAGAACATTTCTGCATGTAGGTAATCCCCTTCACAGAAGTCTTCTGTAGATTTTGCTGTAGTACACGAAATTCGTGTAGTACACGAAAATGTTTGCTTTTAGACAACCTCCATCATTTTTCCAGTTGGGGTTTGTGGAGCCTTTTCTCCAGCTTTGGAGGGAAGCTCAGAACATGTCTCCAGCCTGGTTTTGTCTGGGAAGAGTATCTCTTCAGGCTGTTACAGAGCATGATACAGAGCTTTGTCTGAGAGAATACAAACTCAAGTTTGAGAATAATGACATTAGCTTGCAAAGAATGATTGTAAAATACAGGTCGGGTGAACTGGGAGATTGAGTAGATTGTGTACAAATAAGTTCTGGGTAGCTGGTGCTTCTACCAATGTTTTTCTCTCAGCATTTGCATTTTTTGGtttaagaaactgaaaatttATACCTTCTTATTGTTCAAAAATCACAGGTCAGATGAAGCGAAACAGAGGGGAAGAAATAGATTTTGAGACGCCTGGGTCCATTCTTGTTAACACCAACCTCCGTGCCCTAATAAACTCTCGGACCTTCCATGCCCTGCCGTCACACTTCCAGCAAcagctcctcttcctcctgcctGAAGTAGACAGACAGGTGCGGGCAGGAGGCCTCgtctttgtctctttctgggtGCATTTCTTCTATCTGCTTTCTAAGtttctttttgtattattttcttttatttttgccttGATCCTTCTAGGTGGGGACAGATGGCCTGTTTCGTCTCAGTAGCAGTGCATTGAGTAATGAGTTTTTCACTCATGCAGCTCAGAGCTGGCGGGAACGCCTGGCTGATGGTAGGTGGACGTCATCATCTCCAAATGGAGATATGCCTGCACATTTTTTtaccaatatctttttttttaatctcgaGATACTTAGTAGAAGGCAGCCCTTGCTCACAATACTGATAAATTTGGTGGGTGTTAATGTGCCACACAGCTCCAAAGAAGCTCTTTGTTTAATGACTGTTCATTTACATGTGGGCACTATGTGTTTGTACAGTCCTTTCACTATAGCATCTCCTCTTCATCATTAAAACTATCAACTCCTATCTTTTCCAATAATGGTGGCATTGTCTGGATGGGGGAAGAAAGCACACCCCGGTGTTGACCTACACATTGTATCCCACTGTGCTGTCCTTTTAGGCATTGTCACTTGGTgtgattgtttctttttaatttggctGGCAAGCTACATGGGGTTTCTGAAGTCTGGGGAAACCAGGAACAAACTTCCAGTGGAGTCACATTGTAACGGGATCTGTGAAATATTGTCTATCAGGGAAGCTCTTTAGAGACTCAGTGCCCAGAGTTGTgtggtggtgttttttgtttgtttgtttgtttgttttttaacattttgcatataCACCTGGAGTTTTTATTGGAGGCTGATCACATAGCCAGCCTCTGCCTGACATGTACTCAAATTCCAGACACTCAGAAGGAAAACAGGTGAACACTTATTCAGCATAAACCATATTGTTTGCATAAATAGTTTTGGCACAGTGAGCCACTCTTATTAGTTAGAGAGGTAGGAGCCCTACCTAAATTACCAAGCTCCCAGATGCCAGTCAAGGTCCAGCCTTGTAAGCAGGTTGCCTTTCTAAGGATAAGTTGTCAGGCCTGAATTCTTTTCTACTCAGGTAGTAAGAAAGTTTGCTTGTTTTAATAAATGTGTTGCTTGTTGTTGAATGGCTGAATTACTCTGGAAAGAATAAATTTTCCTTATAGCAGAATGTTAACTCTGTCCTGAGCAAGAGCAGAATATGAGATGTCCCCTGGAGGACACAGAAGTGAGTGTGGGACTGGTGTGAAGAAGATAGTAAGAATAGAAAAAATCTCCAGTCACATGGACTTTGAAACTCCTGAGGTGGTAGAATCCATAAGGTAGACATTAATATCCTGAGTATACTTACtagaaaagttttatttctctgtAGGTGAATTCACCCATGAGATGCAAGTCAGAATAAGACAggaaatggagaaggaaaagaaggtggAACAATGGAAAGAAAAGTTCTTTGAAGACTACTATGGACAGAAGTAAGGCGCTTGGTACTGTGAATTCTGGTCTGGGCTTTGGGGGAATATGGTCTCAGAGTAGTGCATACTTGTGTGTTGGACAATAGTTTGGAGATATCAGTGACTCTCGTCATTTAGGTTAATGCCATTCGTATAGCGAAGCTAACAAGTGTTTGCTGGCAAGTGTTGTGCGTGTGCAGGTTTAGTTTGCATTTACTTTGTTCTGAGATATTTACATATCTGAATGTGTATTATTAATAGAAATAAAGTAGACATTGACCTCTCTGGCCTGTAACTGATGGAGTGAGTTTGGTTTGCAGATTGGGTTTGACCAAAGAAGAGTCATTGCAGCAGAACACAGGTCAGGAGGAAGCTGAAATCAAGAGTGGCTTGTGTGTCCCAGGAGAATCAACACGGCCACAGCGTGGTCCAGCTGCCCGGCAGCGGGATGGGCATTTCAAGAAACGCTCTCGGCCAGATCTCCGTACCAGAACCAGAAGGAATCTGTACAAAAAACAGGAGCCAGAACAAGCAGGGGTTGCTAAGGACACGAAATCTGTGGCACCGGACATCCCTCTCTACAAAGATGGGGAGGCTAAGGCCGACTCAGCGGGGGTAAGCAGTCCCCACCTGCCAGGTGTCTCCTCCATAGCACCTGATCCAGAGGGTCCCGAATTCCCGGTGGAAACTGTGACTTCCCGAATCCGGACCCAGCCAGACGACTTGGCATGTGCCTCTGCATCTCCAGACAGAATTCCCAGCTTGCCTCAGGAGACTGTGGATCAGGAGCCCAAGGATCAGAAGAGGAAATCCTTTGAGCAGGCAGCCTCTACATCCTTTCCCGAAAAGAAACCCCGGCTGGAAGATCGTCAGTCCTTTCGTAACACAATTGAAAGTGTTCACACCGAAAAGCCACAGCCCACtaaagaggagcccaaagtaccGCCCATCCGGGTAAGAGGCTATTTGATTCCTGCCTGCCCTGGACCCAAGGTTCCTTTGAAGGCATGAGATTTGTAGAGCCCCTTTGCAGAGACGGAGGCCCTAGGACTCTTATGTTAATTGTATGGGAGCCTAGAGCTTTCTAAAAGAGAGAACTTTCCCTGAGACCAACTTAAAGTTTAGGGGAGAATGagattcttcctcatttttgttcACTCTGTTAAAGCTATCTCTAGAGGTCAGAATGCTTTGggattttgaaattatttattaggTAATGCTAGATTCTTTGCTATAGTGACTCACAAGGTCTTACCATAAATTAAATTTAGAAGTGTGGAATACAGGAGCCCTTTAGCAGAATCTTCTCAGAATGGTGTGGTGTCTCAGACAGCTTTTTATCAtcgttattttattttttaaggaaaattgaaTTTCTAGGCCATGACCCACCTACCCATAACCTACTTGAATCCCAATTTTGCTTTATTGTTCCTAATCTAGGCAAATCACCTAGTCATTTAAAACTGTTTTCTGATTCCTTTTTTGCAGATTCAACTTTCACGTATCAAACCACCCTGGGTGGTTAAAGGTCAGCCCGCTTACCAAATATGCCCCCGGATTGTCCCCATCACGGACTCCTCCAGCCGGGGTCGGACTGGTGCCAGGACCCTTGCAGACATTAAAGCCCGTGCTCTGCAGGCCCGAGCCCAGCGAGAGGCGGCCACCACTGCCATCGGAGGGGGGGGTGGCCCGGGTGGAGGTGGCGGCGGGACCACCGATGAGGGAGGTGGCAGAGGCAGCagcagtggtgatggtggtgaggcCTGTGATCACCCCAAGCCCAGGGGAGTCCCAAACATCCCTGGAGAGCGTGCGTCAGATCTACAGCGAACACAACTACTGTCGCCTCATCCTTTAAGTGGGGAGCATGCCCAAGCTGGACCTGCCACATCCAGAGCCAAGAGAGAGGACCTGGTTTCTCTTAGAAAGGAGGAAAGCTGCTCACTACAGAGGCTAACAGGCATCCTCACAAGTGAGCTAGAAGATGCCTCCCAACTTGCCATTCTTCCCACTGGGGACCAGCCTTGCCAGGCCATGCCTGTGCTGTCCCCTGAAACCCCAGTACCTGAGAGATTAGCTGAACAGTCTAAGCTGCATCTAGATGTTAGAACTGAGTGTGGGTCTGGTACCACTTCCTGGGAAAGGGATGATGAAGCGCAAGAATCCCCAGAGAATGAGCCTCTTCATTCTCCAGTGAAGAATATTTTGTCAGAAGAAGGAAGTGGCCTGGCTCTAGATAGTAATCCCACTATGAAGGACCCTGTAAATGTGACCCCCagttccatccctgaatcctcatTGGCTGATTGCCCACAGGACAGACCATTTGATGATGAATTAGGACTTGGCAACTCATGCGCACCCATGAACAAAAGAGATGCTGGACAAGAAAACTTGAAAACTGAGGCTCTCATTTCCAGTAGTGCAGTTCCTTGGATGCCCATCCCATCAAATGATGAGGTAGTGAAACAACCTGAACTGGACTCCAGAGAAAATGTACCATGTGTTGAGCCCCAGATTGGAGATGAGTGGAATAAAGCTGCTTCCCTCATACCTGCATTGCTTAGAGGTTTGACAACTGAAAAGAATCTAGATCCTCCTGACAACCTTCCTCCACTCTGGGCAGTACCATCTCAAGGAGGCATTGACAGCACTTGCAGCATCTGCGAACAGGTAGAAGTTGAAAAGCTGAAAATCAATGGGAACTCTGAAGCATTGAGTACTCATAGCGAATCCACAGACACAGCCTCTGATTTGGAAGGCAACCTCACTGAGGATAGCAGTGAGGCAGATGCTCATGAAGCTCCAGTGAAGAAGGGATGCTCAATTGTGGACAATCATGAGAAACACAATTGGAACCGATCAGACTCACTTTCCAAGATAAATGGTGATCTGAGTCTGGTTACAAGGACAGATGGGATGGTTGCTCCTCAGAGCTGGGTGTCTCGCGTATGTGCAGTCCCTCAAAAGATCCCGGACTCCCTGCTGCTGACCAGTCCCGAGTACCAGCCAAGGCCCATGTGCCTGGCCAGACCTGGGTCCTCCATGGAGGCCACTAATCCACTGGTGTTGCGGTTGCTGCAGGGTAACTTGTCCCTAGAGAAAGTTCTTCCTTCAACCCACAGTGGCAGCAAACCAGAATCCTCACAACTACTGCTCAAAAAAGATCAGAGCCTTGGCATCTCCATGGGGATGAGATCTTTGCATGATCCTGGAGAAAACAGTCGTGCAGCTGGCAAAAGCAGCCCCAGTTTTTTAAGAGCTTTGAAAGAGCCTCTTTTGCACGAAAACCATGAAACTAGGCCTGGTCTTGCCAGGCTAGAGGTCATCCAGGCTCCAGGAATGCCCCAAAAGATTTCCAAGACAGTCCCAAGCTTTGACTCCCAAATGCCAGTGACAAAAATGACAACTTCCTCTGGGAATCAGGAAGAAATAGATTCCAAAGAGCAGTTCTCTTCCTTTAGTTTTGAAGATAAGAAGGAAACCTGTGACGTGTCCCAGTGCAGTAATTCAAATGCTGCTCCAGGCAAAAGTCCAGGAGAGCTCACTACCTCAAGAGCACCTTGTTTCTCACCTCCAAATGTGATCTCCTTTGGTCCAGATCAAACAGGTCAGTCCCGGAGTGATCAGAACAATGTTGGAGGCCAAGGAAAGAAGCTCTTTGGTTCTAGGAATGTGGCTACAGCCCTTCAGTGTCCCAGGCCTGTGGGCCTGACCCCACTACCCTCTGATGCCCCTCCCATTTTCCCTGGTGGGAAGTTGGGACCTAGCAAAAACTCAGTGTCCAGTGGGGAAAAGACTGCAAGGGAGGACTGGGCTCCAAAGCCACCTCCTGCCTCCATTGGCAGCATCAAGAATGAGAAGACTTTTGTGGGGGGCCCACTTGAGATGAATGCAGAGAACAGAAAAACTGTTGGCCAGAGTGCTCTGGAGCTGATTAATCATTTGCAAGGGATGCCCTTTGTCATGGACCTGCCATTCTGGAAATTACCCCGAGAGCCTGGGAAAGGGCTCAGTCAGCCTCTGGagccttcttccctcccctcccagctcAACATCAAGCAGGCATTTTATGGGAAGCTTTCTAAACTTCATCTAAGTTCCACCAGCTTTAATTATTCCTCCAGCTCTCCCACCTTTCCCAAAGGTATTGCTGGAAGTGTGGTGCAGCTGAGCCACAAAGCAAACTTTGGTGAAAGCCACAGTGCATCACTCTCCTTGCAAATGTTCACTGACAGCAGCACAGTGGAAAGCATCTCGCTCCAGTGTGCGTGCAGCCTGAAAGCCATGATCATGTGCCAAGGCTGTGGTGCATTCTGTCATGATGACTGTATTGGACCCTCAAAGCTTTGTGTATTGTGCCTTGTGGTGAGATAATAAATCATGGCCAtgggaaaaatgtatatttagTGTGTGTATTTTGATAATGATACTAAGTCTGTATGCAGAATATCATTGATATCATAGATTTTGTTGGTCTAGGCAAGAGCATCCTTGCCTCTCCATAAAATTTATTGTGCTAAAGTCCCTCTGTTACTTATCAACCCCTCTGCTCTTGCTGGAGGGTTTTCTTATAGGGTGACCCATTGGGCTACCCGAGGCCAGCCAGCTTGAGTTCTTTCATAGAAGTCAGAGCCTGGTGTGCCACCCGGAGCCCCAGGGAACTTGGAACAAAAGCAAGAAGGTTGTGTCCTCCACTAAGGGATCTAACCTACCTGAACCAAGTAAAAATGTCAGTCTTCCACTGCCCCCTCCCTACCATCTTTTCTTCTACTATCTGGAGTTGATGGTTGGGGAAGAAGCCAGCACAGAGTTAGAGTAACTCCCATCATTGCCCACCAGGGGGCTTAAGCAGCTGTTGACCTCAGTGTCACAGTTCAGTCATTTGCCACCTGACAGAACCAGTTTGACCTTTGGTTCTGCTGCTGAAGCGTTTTTGGAACTTTCCTGCCTCAGTATGATCCACTGGCCCACAGGATCTCTTGGAACCTTGAATAGACCTGCTTGGACAATGGAATTGAGGGAATAGCAttgttttttctattaaaatgcCATCTGTAGACCTTGTAAGTCAGGTATCCAGAAGTTTGATGTGGGTGAATTTCTCCACTTGACAACCTCCCTGTCACTTTGGACTCCAGAAGACTGGGTATCTCCACGCACCTGTGTATGTgaacatcattttacatttctaaacAGTgtgtgtttcttatttttatatttttaactctttattctTGGATGTATAAAGTGAACTTTTTTGCTTCTTGTAAGTATGCTCTATGCACCTCTGTTTTATCATGTATTTATATGTTGTACACAGTACTGGCTGATTCTGTAAATGGATATATTGTACAGAGAACATGAACTTCTCTTCCTTATTTTACATCTTCAGCTTCATTGCATTAAAGTGGTGTAATTTACTTATCTACACCTGTTGTCAGAGCCACTGAGTACTGTGCTGCCCAATGGGAGGGTGGAGTGACTGATCTGCCAGTTTGGCCTAACTGCAGCTTCTAGAGCCAAGGTCAGTCACTCACACTCTATTGAGCAAAAGCATTTTGCTCCTCATatcccttttctctctccccaacCTTAAATGGCTGCTTACTACCATATGTGACAAATCACCACCACCAGTGTTAAGTGCTTTGGGATTCATGGGTGAGTTCTGTGGGCATACCCCAGGCAGGCCTTCCAGATGTGGCTCCACAGTTGCTGCTTCCCAGCAGTGCCTGAGACCATGCCCTCCTGGGGCCATAGGGCCCCTTTCAACTTAACTTTTGACAGCAGGTTTGGAAAGGAACAGAGCAATGCCTGTCTGCCACTCTCTCTCCCAACACATTTCTAGCAAATAGATGCCCTGGTATTTGTCTTTCCTTACCCTGCTTCCTGCCTTATTTTCTTATATCTCAACTTTTTGCAAAGTTGACCATACTTGTTTAATTTAGGTATGTGTGAGTGCTTCTGAATGAAGTATAAAATTTGTATGACTTCAGCAAGTCTCATTTCatctgaaaggtttttttttttccttccacataGTAGTTTTGTCATATGAAGCATGAGTGAGAAGCCGGCAATGATGTGACAGTTTAAAATGCAGTATTGGCCAAGTCTAAGATGTCAACTTCAAAATTCTGTTTACCAAAGACAGGGAGCAGAGGCCCAAGCCTGTTTgatcctcttcttccttctgctGTGACCTTTGGAGCCATTCTAGGGTACAGTTTGAAACTGGTCTGGTCCATGGGGCTGctcagagaagctctgctcttgtATGTCTCTTGTGGTATTGGAAAAATAAACCTGTACAACCTGCATTTGTGGTCTCAGTCATCTTCTGTGGCCACCCTGTTGGTGTTGGGAGGTCAAGCTGGAGTGCAGAAGCTGTATTGGGAAGAGTAAATGCAAGTTCCCTTCACCTTGACTCAAGCTAATTTTCTTGTATATGtggctctttgtgtgtgtgtgtgtgtgtgtttagcagGTACCCAGGGATTTAACCTGGGACCTGGTACTtgcaaagcaggagctcaaccattgagctgtACCTGTTCCCTGTGACTTCTTATGTGAGGTTAGTTCAGAAAGAATGTCTTGTCAGCTTTATGGGTCTTCAGACTGTACATGAATTGAACTGTGCATGACTTCCACTGTTTACTGGAAGTAGAAATCCTTTAATGAATGTAATGAGAATGCCTTTCCCTTGTGAATCAAAGCCGTAAATGGTGACACCCCTCCACAGCTGCTCATCCAAACTGTCTCGCCGAGATTGAGGTTGCTGAATGGATTCCTAATGGCTGATTATCTCTGTGGGGAGGGTGACCAGTTCCAACTTTGAAGCCAAAACACAAGCTTGTAGCTCTTTCCGAAGCATCGGGCAGCAGTGAAGGAGGTACTGGCAAAGAAGGTGGAGTCTGATGCTGGTTGAGTAAGTCTTAGATCAGGATACCTAGTGGATGGCATCCTGGAACAGTAATGCTTATCAGTAACTCTGTATTAGTATATAAATTAAGgcagaagtttaaaaaattatagaagaaaagGTTAaaatgtatatgtccaggagatgtgtatgtagctcaagtgattgagctcctgcctaccacataggtgGTCCTGGGTCCAGTTTCTGATGTCtactggagaagatgagcaagacagcaagcaacagaggtcccagatttggttcctggtgcctctgaaagaagatacacagacacagcccacagcaaatggacacagagaacagacagtgcaaaacaacaaggggaaggggataaatgagtaaaataagtcttatacacacacacacacatttcttcCTGTGAATTGgggaagattttaatttttatgtgatGGAACACTTTGAGGCAGCTCAAGCTGCGATTTTGCAACATTGCCCTTCAACAGAAgctccatttaaaaatttatggttATGTGGCTCTGTGGTGACTGGATAACTGCCTGGTGGTGGTCATGTGCCCTTGTGCCTTTGTGTGTCAGAGAATTCATTTGCCCACTTATATTTCCAGTTGCTTAGAATGCATTAGAATCCAAGTCTGGGACCTTATGTAGCCAGTTGAATTTTGCTTGATATTGATGTTTGACTTTAGTTGCATCTCACTAGAGGTAGATTAGTGTAATGGGTTGGAGTACGAGGCTCTGCTTCATACCAGCTCTGTGATCttggggcaagttacttaaccgtTTTGCCAATTTTCCCGTCTGTGATTTGGGGATAATAGTTTCTAC is a genomic window containing:
- the ASXL1 gene encoding polycomb group protein ASXL1 isoform X1 produces the protein MKDKQKRKKERTWAEAARLVLENYSDAPMTPKQILQVIEAEGLKEMSGTSPLACLNAMLHSNSRGEGLFYKLPGRISLFTLKVKTSSMASNQEPPAYPFPITTPLLPLKKDALQWARNPAVVEGEEPEDSADVESCGSNEASTVSGENDVSLDETSSNASCSTESQSRPLSNPRDSCRASSQANKQKKKTGVMLPRVVLTPLKVNGAHVESASGFSGRQADGESGSPSSSSSGSLALGSTAIRGQAEVTRDPTPLLRGFRKPATGQMKRNRGEEIDFETPGSILVNTNLRALINSRTFHALPSHFQQQLLFLLPEVDRQVGTDGLFRLSSSALSNEFFTHAAQSWRERLADGEFTHEMQVRIRQEMEKEKKVEQWKEKFFEDYYGQKLGLTKEESLQQNTGQEEAEIKSGLCVPGESTRPQRGPAARQRDGHFKKRSRPDLRTRTRRNLYKKQEPEQAGVAKDTKSVAPDIPLYKDGEAKADSAGVSSPHLPGVSSIAPDPEGPEFPVETVTSRIRTQPDDLACASASPDRIPSLPQETVDQEPKDQKRKSFEQAASTSFPEKKPRLEDRQSFRNTIESVHTEKPQPTKEEPKVPPIRIQLSRIKPPWVVKGQPAYQICPRIVPITDSSSRGRTGARTLADIKARALQARAQREAATTAIGGGGGPGGGGGGTTDEGGGRGSSSGDGGEACDHPKPRGVPNIPGERASDLQRTQLLSPHPLSGEHAQAGPATSRAKREDLVSLRKEESCSLQRLTGILTSELEDASQLAILPTGDQPCQAMPVLSPETPVPERLAEQSKLHLDVRTECGSGTTSWERDDEAQESPENEPLHSPVKNILSEEGSGLALDSNPTMKDPVNVTPSSIPESSLADCPQDRPFDDELGLGNSCAPMNKRDAGQENLKTEALISSSAVPWMPIPSNDEVVKQPELDSRENVPCVEPQIGDEWNKAASLIPALLRGLTTEKNLDPPDNLPPLWAVPSQGGIDSTCSICEQVEVEKLKINGNSEALSTHSESTDTASDLEGNLTEDSSEADAHEAPVKKGCSIVDNHEKHNWNRSDSLSKINGDLSLVTRTDGMVAPQSWVSRVCAVPQKIPDSLLLTSPEYQPRPMCLARPGSSMEATNPLVLRLLQGNLSLEKVLPSTHSGSKPESSQLLLKKDQSLGISMGMRSLHDPGENSRAAGKSSPSFLRALKEPLLHENHETRPGLARLEVIQAPGMPQKISKTVPSFDSQMPVTKMTTSSGNQEEIDSKEQFSSFSFEDKKETCDVSQCSNSNAAPGKSPGELTTSRAPCFSPPNVISFGPDQTGQSRSDQNNVGGQGKKLFGSRNVATALQCPRPVGLTPLPSDAPPIFPGGKLGPSKNSVSSGEKTAREDWAPKPPPASIGSIKNEKTFVGGPLEMNAENRKTVGQSALELINHLQGMPFVMDLPFWKLPREPGKGLSQPLEPSSLPSQLNIKQAFYGKLSKLHLSSTSFNYSSSSPTFPKGIAGSVVQLSHKANFGESHSASLSLQMFTDSSTVESISLQCACSLKAMIMCQGCGAFCHDDCIGPSKLCVLCLVVR
- the ASXL1 gene encoding polycomb group protein ASXL1 isoform X3, giving the protein MKDKQKRKKERTWAEAARLVLENYSDAPMTPKQILQVIEAEGLKEMSGTSPLACLNAMLHSNSRGEGLFYKLPGRISLFTLKKDALQWARNPAVVEGEEPEDSADVESCGSNEASTVSGENDVSLDETSSNASCSTESQSRPLSNPRDSCRASSQANKQKKKTGVMLPRVVLTPLKVNGAHVESASGFSGRQADGESGSPSSSSSGSLALGSTAIRGQAEVTRDPTPLLRGFRKPATGQMKRNRGEEIDFETPGSILVNTNLRALINSRTFHALPSHFQQQLLFLLPEVDRQVGTDGLFRLSSSALSNEFFTHAAQSWRERLADGEFTHEMQVRIRQEMEKEKKVEQWKEKFFEDYYGQKLGLTKEESLQQNTGQEEAEIKSGLCVPGESTRPQRGPAARQRDGHFKKRSRPDLRTRTRRNLYKKQEPEQAGVAKDTKSVAPDIPLYKDGEAKADSAGVSSPHLPGVSSIAPDPEGPEFPVETVTSRIRTQPDDLACASASPDRIPSLPQETVDQEPKDQKRKSFEQAASTSFPEKKPRLEDRQSFRNTIESVHTEKPQPTKEEPKVPPIRIQLSRIKPPWVVKGQPAYQICPRIVPITDSSSRGRTGARTLADIKARALQARAQREAATTAIGGGGGPGGGGGGTTDEGGGRGSSSGDGGEACDHPKPRGVPNIPGERASDLQRTQLLSPHPLSGEHAQAGPATSRAKREDLVSLRKEESCSLQRLTGILTSELEDASQLAILPTGDQPCQAMPVLSPETPVPERLAEQSKLHLDVRTECGSGTTSWERDDEAQESPENEPLHSPVKNILSEEGSGLALDSNPTMKDPVNVTPSSIPESSLADCPQDRPFDDELGLGNSCAPMNKRDAGQENLKTEALISSSAVPWMPIPSNDEVVKQPELDSRENVPCVEPQIGDEWNKAASLIPALLRGLTTEKNLDPPDNLPPLWAVPSQGGIDSTCSICEQVEVEKLKINGNSEALSTHSESTDTASDLEGNLTEDSSEADAHEAPVKKGCSIVDNHEKHNWNRSDSLSKINGDLSLVTRTDGMVAPQSWVSRVCAVPQKIPDSLLLTSPEYQPRPMCLARPGSSMEATNPLVLRLLQGNLSLEKVLPSTHSGSKPESSQLLLKKDQSLGISMGMRSLHDPGENSRAAGKSSPSFLRALKEPLLHENHETRPGLARLEVIQAPGMPQKISKTVPSFDSQMPVTKMTTSSGNQEEIDSKEQFSSFSFEDKKETCDVSQCSNSNAAPGKSPGELTTSRAPCFSPPNVISFGPDQTGQSRSDQNNVGGQGKKLFGSRNVATALQCPRPVGLTPLPSDAPPIFPGGKLGPSKNSVSSGEKTAREDWAPKPPPASIGSIKNEKTFVGGPLEMNAENRKTVGQSALELINHLQGMPFVMDLPFWKLPREPGKGLSQPLEPSSLPSQLNIKQAFYGKLSKLHLSSTSFNYSSSSPTFPKGIAGSVVQLSHKANFGESHSASLSLQMFTDSSTVESISLQCACSLKAMIMCQGCGAFCHDDCIGPSKLCVLCLVVR